In Pseudomonas sp. Q1-7, the genomic window GTTGCTCATCGGACAGGCTGATACCCGCCAGCACGTTGAACTTGTCACGGAACTCCGTACGGCTCATGCCCGTTTCGGGATCGCCCTTGGCCGCGGTAATGGGGCTGGCGAAGGATTGGCCATCCTTGAGCTGCACCAGGACCCTGGAAAGAATCTCCCGGGGGAAGCGCGCGGAGAGCTCATCGCTCTCGACGATCTCGATGCGCCGGCTGACCGCCAGGATGTCGGGGGCGTGGATGGCCTCCCCCGTCACCTCCAGCGGACCGACCCGGCCTCGCGCCACGAGCGCGGCCAGGGGGAAGGCCAGCGCGTACTGGGCCTCGTCAGCATTGGCGGGGGTGTGCCCCTGCAAGCGCATGGATTCGTGGAAGGTCTGCACCTGAATCTGCTCGATGCTCTCGCCACGGATCTGCGGATGCTCGACCATCAGCGCCGTCATGGCGGTGAGGGCTGGCTGGGCCCAGCGGCAAACCGGCCAGGGTTTGAAGTACTGGGCATCGATTTCCCAGCGCTGGCCGAGATCGCGCCAATGGGCAGCTACCGTCTCGTCTTCCACTGTCTCGGCGGGAGCCCCGGTGACGCCGGCCTCGGCGAGCAGCAAAGCATTGAGCCCTGCGTAGGCACCTGCTCCATGGGCATCACGCAGCATCGAAGGATGATCGACCAAACGCATCATCGGGCAGCGCGGGCCAAAGTATTCGGCGATACCTAGCGCATGACGGAAGCGCTGCTCGTCC contains:
- a CDS encoding MmgE/PrpD family protein yields the protein MSLYSFVREFRFRDAPSHTRELLQTCLLDILGVAAGARDNQTSQALKHYALSHYPTGNLASRLLFDGRPVHPLGAAWAGGFSVDSLDAHEGHFTSKGHAGATVVPALLALADAWCEQGRRISGEELLSALCIAYETALRAGVALMASAPQYHASGAFSGVGVVCGGARLLGLDEQRFRHALGIAEYFGPRCPMMRLVDHPSMLRDAHGAGAYAGLNALLLAEAGVTGAPAETVEDETVAAHWRDLGQRWEIDAQYFKPWPVCRWAQPALTAMTALMVEHPQIRGESIEQIQVQTFHESMRLQGHTPANADEAQYALAFPLAALVARGRVGPLEVTGEAIHAPDILAVSRRIEIVESDELSARFPREILSRVLVQLKDGQSFASPITAAKGDPETGMSRTEFRDKFNVLAGISLSDEQRQEIEAEIAALPGRSSCERLLALVCGPTESV